Within Caloranaerobacter ferrireducens, the genomic segment AGTAAAGTTTATGGAGTAGCAACATTTTATTCAATGTTATCTATTAAAGGAAGAGGTAAGTATGTTATTCAGATTTGTAATAGTGCACCATGTTATATTTCGGGTTCTTCTGATATTGTAAAAGCTTTTGAAGAAGTTTTAGGAATAAAAATGGGAGAAGTAACACAGGATGGAATGTTTTCATTAGAATATACAAGTTGTATAGGGGCGTGTAATTTAGCTCCAGCAGTAAAGATAAATGATAAAGTATATGGAAACTTAGATAAAAATAAGATAATCGAGATATTAGATTCATTAAG encodes:
- a CDS encoding complex I 24 kDa subunit family protein, with translation MNLQQMVLGIIEEKGNTKDKLIEILLEIQSRTEGNYVPKETLKIISESLDIPLSKVYGVATFYSMLSIKGRGKYVIQICNSAPCYISGSSDIVKAFEEVLGIKMGEVTQDGMFSLEYTSCIGACNLAPAVKINDKVYGNLDKNKIIEILDSLRKEGK